One genomic segment of [Phormidium] sp. ETS-05 includes these proteins:
- a CDS encoding pentapeptide repeat-containing protein, translating to MGASEILKAYGEGQRDFCGVDLSGANLTGANLSGADFSGANLSAANFSSADLSSAEFRAANLRGANLQNADLYDARLTRAHLEGANLKGANLSSANLQKCHFNLADLRDTKLFGAHLSYADLSYANLGRADLFRADLFHANLMGADLSNAHLIGADATRANLTGAILRQAHLKEAKLELAFLNGADLSHADISSAILNEAQFYEADLSGANLEKADLRNAHMFAVKLVEANLENADLRNAKLCEANLTKANLEGSDLYATNMTRANLHRANLSKAHFSFANWSEANLTKANLSGAKVSEGNPESMNLLSDIALVGEVRRGNPPAAPPTPPSSHPHHSISLKNKGPVLLGRDPNATLRFSSPLVSRRHATINTDDDGRYVIQDHNSTNGVFVNRQRVRGSTILPDGATIQMGPFTFLLIGDELQLPIASANKDAGAKFDGDRRPSVAPLTIANLSGANLYGANLTGVHLEKINFSGAIMPDGTIHM from the coding sequence ATGGGTGCTAGCGAAATTCTCAAAGCCTATGGCGAAGGACAAAGAGATTTCTGCGGTGTTGACCTCAGCGGTGCCAACCTCACCGGTGCCAATCTCAGCGGTGCTGACTTCAGCGGTGCCAACCTTAGCGCTGCTAACTTCAGCAGCGCTGACCTCAGCAGTGCTGAATTTAGAGCCGCCAATCTCAGAGGTGCAAACCTGCAAAATGCCGACTTGTACGATGCCCGATTGACCCGGGCGCACCTGGAGGGAGCCAATCTCAAAGGCGCCAATCTCAGTAGTGCCAACTTGCAAAAATGCCATTTTAATCTGGCAGATTTGAGGGATACCAAATTATTTGGCGCTCATCTCAGTTATGCTGACCTCAGCTATGCCAATCTCGGTCGCGCTGACCTGTTTCGCGCCGATCTGTTTCATGCCAACCTCATGGGTGCTGACCTCAGCAATGCCCACCTCATTGGTGCAGACGCCACCCGCGCTAACCTTACGGGCGCCATTTTGAGACAAGCTCACTTAAAAGAAGCAAAATTAGAGTTAGCTTTTCTTAATGGTGCTGACCTCTCTCACGCTGATATCAGCAGCGCCATTCTTAATGAAGCTCAGTTTTATGAAGCTGACCTCAGTGGTGCGAATTTGGAAAAAGCCGACCTCAGAAATGCTCATATGTTTGCGGTCAAACTCGTGGAGGCAAATTTGGAAAATGCCGACCTGCGCAATGCCAAACTTTGTGAGGCCAATCTCACTAAAGCGAATTTGGAAGGCAGCGACCTTTACGCTACAAACATGACTAGAGCTAATCTCCATCGGGCTAACTTAAGTAAGGCTCACTTTAGTTTTGCTAACTGGAGTGAGGCTAATCTCACTAAAGCAAATCTGAGCGGCGCTAAAGTCAGCGAGGGTAATCCGGAAAGTATGAACCTCCTTAGTGACATCGCACTGGTGGGAGAAGTGCGTAGAGGCAACCCCCCCGCTGCTCCTCCCACTCCCCCATCTTCCCACCCCCACCATTCCATTTCTCTGAAAAACAAAGGCCCAGTTTTGCTGGGGCGGGACCCCAATGCAACTCTGCGCTTTTCTTCTCCCCTGGTTTCCCGTCGTCATGCCACAATTAACACTGATGATGATGGACGTTACGTGATCCAAGACCACAACAGCACTAATGGCGTGTTCGTCAACCGCCAGCGCGTTCGTGGCTCTACCATTTTGCCTGATGGTGCCACAATTCAGATGGGCCCGTTTACTTTCCTCCTCATCGGGGATGAGTTGCAACTCCCGATCGCCAGTGCTAATAAGGATGCTGGTGCGAAGTTTGACGGCGATCGTCGCCCATCAGTGGCACCCTTGACGATCGCCAACCTCAGCGGCGCCAACCTCTACGGCGCCAACCTCACCGGCGTTCACCTAGAAAAAATCAACTTTTCCGGCGCCATTATGCCTGATGGCACCATTCATATGTAG
- a CDS encoding CHAT domain-containing protein produces MKPVEVTGKLAVISIFIGTIGATFLPATAPAQTPPIIPETGTNSTSTLVTPEGNRLDITGGQTSRDGANLFHSFEQFGLNRDQIANFITNPQINNILGRVVGGDPSYINGLIQVTGGTSNLFLMNPAGILFGPNASLNIPADFTATTASSIGFGNNWFNGIGSNDYANLVGTPNAFTFPSTASGIILNEGNLSPGSNLNLFGSTVINTGTLSTPHGSINITAVPSDSPLDKGGQGGSILRISQPGHILSLEIENRFVGVIRESPLLPQLLTGGDSLHHATTVEKLADGTIRLTGSQTPIPIASGVAVISGNVDVGGLKPNYEPLEGLKPNYELNILGDKIALIGANINSSHINIGLETVSPSPRPEVSPSFFAATHTYIDPTTHITTGGVGGEIIIWSDNTTQFHGNITAPGAFVEISGKENLIFRGNVDVNNPNGTAGTILFDPKNITIANGGADPVATNRLFTDNRAGSVTFDADSIAGLTGNVTLEANNDININENIVTASIASLEFKAGRTIALNANIDTSGSNGNITLRANHNTADTTQRDPGPGNINMAANTILNAGTGQINLEISNLAAVGDINLANITAGDFTANANAGNIRTIAPDANITANTANLSTLGPGGIGSPTEPLRVQVNNLQATSGSGGISINATGEITLGEINSGGGGGIRITADGNIQLQGDIKTGVATGNAGNITLESINGSIDDFDSFGNISSFADTGDGGTINITAARFVDLQDIKSYGQLRGGDINVTSNSEYLYTGSILSNSDNGKAGNVTLNSGGDIQTDIIQLTGAEAGGNITLNSGGSITSGAFSSNADGTDGGGDINITATNQVKISDISVYGNSNAGQINITSSTGGIETGNIESYSQAGAGGPVSFKADSNISIFSINSAGASRGGDIILFSTNGTISATNLASSATTGTGGKIDLDASAGVTVSQLTSEGTQAGGSIRIYSVAGLVDLQNSISSFSANGTGGNIEITSAVGDINTGGTISSEGESRGGDITIKAEGGSIRTGAGFLRTVANVGEAGAVLLEAQQDIFTGEIQAFGDNAGQFSRGGPITLRSFEGKIDTTNGVINAVSGFGEGGNITIDAASDVLTGQITARGGGTFSDAKGGNITITSQRGSINAQNTLDSISEVGTAGDVTLQADGNITTNQITSNGATGGHIQITSNSGEITVNSLASYGDTRAAGDVTISALGNVTTVDINSEGFFRGGNITITSSNGEINTAAGTLRSVSDANATSPGTGGDVKLDAAGDVATGFLQSWASGNQDSRGGNIVIISRNGGIDTTVGNLTDIANVSPDTDVTQDEFANIFRDGKGNLESYAINGGGGSVTLEAKTDITTSHISSYGGVGSGSATITSSEGSINTGVVFSVATNGGASNITIAAPAGDVNVSHINSYAAQQGGHINITSGGSFNIGAATINSFSKQSVAGDITVTAAGDVNLGGDNSRSAVSSEGPQRGGNVSITSSGGAINTNRGSIDSYSENGTAGNVTLNANGDVMTTNIRSEGSQRGGDIIANSNNGLIDTTGGELRSFSDGAVAGNVSLRANGDVTTAEILSYGLEQGGGLSIISFAGEVDTTRGNMNSYSPNGVAGFASISAFGDVFVGGIRSNGYSQGGSISIGTSTGTITATRGNLDSLSDNGVAGAVTLKAPGDIMVGNIRSQGYEVGGSIEITSDAGVVDTTGGDIQSFSANGRAGNVTLNAAGHVETASILSSGRMRGGDIAITSASTDSIDTTAGSLETYSTEGSAGSITLSSPGNIMAADMRSEGATTGGSINLTSSGDIDTSGGDIDTYSEDGTAGDVTVDALGSVNVNNITSYGGENSGNVTVTSDEGSIATGTIRTIAPNGTSGNITLNTFSHNGDITTANISTEGGQAAGNITAVAPDGSITTGDISSISTAGDSGDITVAGGNDVTTGDISSVAQGDSGDITVTSTEGSVTTGDISSIAETGTAGDITVTALEDINTGNITSSGAQGSGDINVTSITGETNTGEVFTNTGEVQIISGADAISEVTPPPPPTTPPTIPQNNLPAVNNPPVLQIIPGPPPVPALLESALQDASNITNVLAGGPAAVKEQIDGIANDSSIASIAQDLAILNSNSLAVGASETLISSLDQNREQEFEDYFGQDFGKKLTSTASIREALSLIANQTGYQSAIVYVNALPDQLELIVFTPEGQPIRKTVPDAPREKLLAVATEFRSLLTSASRRNSKSYLRPAQQLYNWLIAPIEGELQAAGINTILLSMDAGLRSLPMAALHDGQQFLAEKYSTSLIPSVSLIDTNYRAIQNTRVLAMGASTFNEQKPLPAVPVELSTITKELWQGTVFMNEQFTRENLISQRQSYPYEIIHLATHGEFYPGGPDKSFIYMWGQEKLRLDQLRELKWNEPPVELLILSACRTALGDEQAEMGFAGLAVQAGVKSALASLWSVSDEGTLALMTEFYSHLQNAKIKSEALRQAQIAMIRGEVAVTDGGLRGNGIGVVTLPRASAGGANHDLSHPYYWAGFTMIGSPW; encoded by the coding sequence ATGAAACCAGTAGAAGTAACAGGAAAACTTGCGGTAATATCCATTTTTATTGGCACGATCGGGGCAACTTTTCTCCCGGCCACTGCCCCAGCGCAAACCCCGCCCATCATCCCCGAAACCGGAACCAACAGCACCAGCACCCTAGTCACCCCCGAAGGAAACAGACTAGACATCACCGGTGGCCAAACATCCCGAGACGGAGCCAACCTATTCCACAGCTTTGAACAATTTGGACTCAACCGAGACCAAATCGCCAACTTCATCACCAATCCCCAAATCAACAACATATTGGGGCGAGTAGTAGGCGGCGACCCATCCTATATCAACGGACTAATCCAAGTGACCGGCGGCACCTCCAACCTGTTCCTGATGAACCCCGCCGGTATCCTCTTTGGACCAAACGCCAGTTTAAACATCCCCGCCGACTTCACCGCCACCACCGCCAGCAGCATTGGTTTTGGCAACAACTGGTTTAATGGGATTGGCAGCAACGACTACGCCAACCTAGTAGGCACCCCCAACGCCTTCACCTTTCCCAGTACAGCCTCCGGCATCATCCTCAACGAAGGCAACCTCAGCCCAGGGAGCAACCTCAACCTGTTTGGCAGCACCGTCATCAACACCGGCACCCTCAGCACCCCACACGGCAGCATCAACATCACCGCCGTCCCTTCTGACTCCCCCCTTGACAAGGGGGGGCAGGGGGGATCCATCCTCCGCATCAGCCAACCCGGACATATTCTGAGTTTAGAAATAGAAAACAGGTTTGTAGGGGTGATTCGCGAATCACCCCTACTCCCCCAACTCCTGACCGGTGGCGACTCCCTACACCACGCCACCACAGTAGAGAAACTCGCAGATGGCACCATTCGCCTCACCGGTTCCCAAACCCCCATCCCCATTGCTTCGGGAGTGGCTGTGATTAGCGGGAATGTTGATGTAGGAGGGCTAAAGCCCAACTACGAACCTTTGGAGGGGCTAAAGCCCAACTACGAACTGAACATCCTCGGGGACAAAATCGCCCTCATCGGAGCCAACATCAACAGCAGCCACATCAATATCGGTCTAGAAACCGTCTCCCCGTCTCCCCGTCCAGAAGTCTCCCCGTCTTTCTTTGCCGCCACCCACACCTATATTGACCCCACCACCCACATCACCACAGGAGGAGTCGGCGGAGAAATCATCATTTGGAGCGACAACACCACCCAATTTCACGGCAATATCACCGCTCCTGGAGCCTTTGTAGAAATCTCCGGCAAAGAAAACCTGATATTTCGGGGCAACGTAGATGTGAACAACCCCAACGGCACAGCAGGCACCATCCTATTTGACCCCAAAAACATCACGATCGCCAACGGTGGAGCCGACCCCGTAGCCACCAATCGACTATTCACCGACAACCGGGCTGGTAGCGTTACCTTCGACGCCGACAGTATCGCCGGACTAACGGGGAACGTCACCCTAGAAGCCAACAACGACATCAACATCAACGAAAACATCGTCACCGCCTCCATTGCCAGCTTAGAATTCAAAGCCGGACGCACGATCGCCCTGAACGCCAACATCGACACCAGCGGTAGCAACGGCAATATCACCCTCCGTGCTAATCACAATACGGCTGATACCACCCAACGAGACCCCGGCCCAGGCAACATCAACATGGCAGCCAACACCATCCTCAATGCTGGGACTGGCCAAATTAACCTTGAAATTAGTAATTTAGCAGCAGTGGGGGATATCAACCTGGCGAATATCACTGCAGGAGACTTCACCGCCAATGCCAATGCAGGCAATATCCGCACCATTGCCCCCGACGCTAACATCACCGCCAACACCGCCAACCTCAGCACCCTTGGACCTGGTGGCATCGGTTCCCCCACCGAACCCTTGCGAGTACAAGTAAATAACCTACAAGCCACCTCCGGCAGTGGTGGCATCAGCATCAACGCCACCGGGGAAATCACCCTAGGAGAAATTAATAGCGGTGGTGGTGGTGGCATCAGAATTACCGCTGACGGCAACATTCAACTCCAAGGAGATATTAAAACCGGCGTTGCCACAGGAAATGCAGGTAACATCACCCTGGAAAGCATTAACGGTTCCATAGACGACTTTGACAGCTTCGGCAATATCAGCTCCTTCGCCGACACGGGAGATGGCGGCACTATCAACATCACTGCTGCCCGATTTGTTGACCTACAGGATATCAAGTCCTACGGACAACTGCGCGGCGGCGATATCAACGTCACCAGTAACAGCGAGTATCTTTACACCGGCTCCATCCTGTCCAACTCGGACAATGGCAAAGCTGGTAACGTCACCCTTAACTCTGGCGGCGATATCCAAACAGACATTATCCAGTTAACCGGTGCCGAAGCCGGGGGAAATATCACCCTCAACAGTGGCGGTAGCATCACCTCCGGCGCTTTTTCCTCCAATGCTGATGGCACCGACGGCGGTGGCGATATCAACATCACCGCCACCAACCAAGTGAAAATCTCCGATATCTCCGTATATGGTAATTCCAATGCTGGCCAAATCAACATCACCAGTAGCACCGGCGGCATTGAAACTGGCAATATAGAATCTTACTCCCAAGCCGGAGCGGGCGGCCCAGTTAGCTTCAAAGCCGATAGTAACATCAGCATATTTAGTATTAATTCTGCAGGCGCGTCCCGAGGTGGCGATATCATCCTTTTTAGCACTAATGGCACCATTAGTGCTACCAATCTCGCCTCTTCTGCCACTACAGGCACCGGCGGAAAAATCGACCTAGATGCCTCTGCAGGCGTCACCGTCAGTCAACTGACTTCAGAAGGCACTCAAGCCGGTGGGAGTATTCGGATTTATAGCGTAGCCGGACTTGTGGATTTGCAAAATAGCATATCATCATTTTCCGCCAATGGCACTGGGGGCAATATTGAGATTACCTCCGCAGTGGGAGATATCAATACTGGTGGGACAATTAGCTCGGAAGGGGAATCTCGAGGCGGGGATATTACCATCAAAGCCGAAGGCGGCTCTATCAGGACTGGTGCAGGCTTTCTGCGTACCGTCGCCAATGTCGGCGAAGCCGGAGCCGTGCTTCTGGAAGCCCAACAAGATATATTCACAGGAGAAATACAAGCCTTTGGCGACAATGCCGGACAATTCTCTCGCGGCGGACCAATTACCCTGCGCAGTTTTGAGGGTAAAATCGATACTACTAACGGTGTGATTAACGCGGTTTCCGGCTTTGGTGAAGGCGGGAATATCACCATTGATGCCGCTTCCGATGTGTTAACTGGGCAAATTACAGCGCGGGGCGGCGGCACTTTTTCTGATGCCAAAGGTGGCAACATCACGATTACCAGCCAGCGGGGGAGCATTAATGCTCAAAATACTCTTGATTCTATCTCGGAAGTGGGCACCGCCGGGGATGTGACTCTCCAAGCTGATGGGAACATTACCACTAATCAAATCACTTCTAATGGAGCTACTGGCGGCCATATTCAAATTACCAGTAATAGCGGGGAAATCACCGTTAATTCTCTTGCTTCCTATGGAGATACTAGGGCAGCGGGAGATGTGACGATTTCAGCTCTGGGTAATGTGACTACCGTTGATATCAACTCCGAAGGATTTTTCCGGGGCGGTAATATTACGATTACTAGCAGTAATGGCGAAATTAATACAGCGGCGGGCACTTTGCGCTCTGTTTCTGATGCGAATGCAACATCTCCCGGTACTGGCGGTGATGTGAAATTAGATGCAGCGGGAGATGTGGCCACCGGTTTTCTTCAATCTTGGGCATCAGGCAATCAGGACTCACGGGGTGGTAATATCGTAATTATCAGCCGTAATGGCGGGATTGATACTACGGTTGGAAATTTAACCGATATCGCTAACGTTTCTCCTGATACAGATGTTACCCAAGATGAATTTGCCAACATTTTCCGGGATGGTAAGGGAAATTTAGAGAGTTATGCTATCAATGGCGGCGGCGGTAGCGTTACTTTAGAGGCGAAAACCGATATCACTACTAGCCATATCAGTTCCTATGGCGGGGTGGGTAGTGGCTCGGCGACGATTACCAGCAGCGAAGGTAGTATTAATACTGGGGTGGTGTTTTCTGTGGCCACAAATGGGGGCGCTAGTAATATCACGATCGCTGCCCCGGCGGGTGATGTGAATGTGAGTCATATCAACTCTTACGCGGCGCAACAGGGGGGACATATTAATATTACCAGCGGGGGTAGTTTTAATATTGGCGCGGCCACGATTAATTCTTTCTCTAAACAAAGTGTGGCGGGAGATATCACGGTGACGGCGGCGGGGGATGTGAATTTGGGTGGTGACAATAGCCGCAGTGCGGTCAGCTCTGAAGGGCCGCAACGGGGCGGGAATGTGAGCATTACTAGCAGTGGTGGGGCAATTAATACGAATCGTGGTAGTATCGATTCTTATTCTGAAAATGGCACTGCGGGTAATGTGACTCTCAATGCCAATGGTGATGTGATGACCACCAATATCCGCTCCGAAGGTAGTCAGCGGGGGGGCGACATTATCGCGAATAGCAATAATGGGTTAATTGATACGACGGGTGGGGAGTTGCGATCGTTCTCTGATGGTGCGGTGGCGGGTAATGTCAGTTTGCGCGCTAATGGTGATGTGACTACGGCGGAGATTCTCTCCTATGGGTTGGAGCAGGGGGGCGGTTTAAGTATTATTAGTTTTGCCGGAGAAGTTGACACGACGCGGGGGAATATGAATTCTTATTCTCCTAATGGGGTGGCGGGTTTTGCTAGTATTTCGGCGTTTGGCGATGTATTTGTGGGTGGTATCCGCTCTAATGGCTACAGCCAGGGGGGCAGTATCAGTATTGGGACGAGTACGGGGACTATTACGGCGACGCGGGGGAATTTGGACTCGCTTTCTGATAATGGTGTGGCGGGAGCGGTGACGCTGAAGGCTCCTGGGGACATTATGGTGGGGAATATTCGCTCCCAGGGTTATGAGGTGGGGGGGAGTATTGAAATCACTTCTGATGCGGGTGTGGTGGATACCACTGGGGGGGATATCCAATCGTTTTCGGCTAATGGTCGAGCCGGGAATGTAACGCTGAATGCGGCGGGTCATGTGGAGACGGCGAGCATCTTGTCTTCAGGACGGATGCGCGGTGGCGATATTGCGATTACTAGCGCTAGCACTGATAGCATCGATACTACCGCTGGGTCTTTAGAAACTTATTCTACTGAAGGGAGTGCCGGGTCGATTACTTTGTCGTCTCCGGGAAATATTATGGCGGCAGATATGCGATCGGAAGGCGCCACCACCGGCGGCAGTATCAATCTTACCAGCAGTGGGGATATCGACACCAGCGGCGGGGATATCGATACTTATTCTGAAGATGGCACGGCGGGGGATGTGACTGTAGATGCTCTTGGCAGCGTCAATGTTAACAACATCACCTCTTATGGTGGGGAAAATAGCGGTAATGTGACGGTGACTAGCGATGAGGGGAGTATCGCGACGGGGACAATTCGGACGATCGCCCCCAACGGCACCTCCGGTAACATCACCCTCAACACCTTCAGCCACAACGGCGACATCACCACCGCCAACATCAGCACCGAAGGCGGACAAGCCGCCGGAAACATCACCGCCGTTGCCCCCGACGGTTCCATCACCACCGGCGACATCAGCTCCATTTCCACAGCGGGAGACAGCGGCGACATCACCGTAGCCGGTGGTAATGATGTCACCACCGGCGATATCAGCTCCGTGGCCCAAGGAGACAGCGGCGATATCACCGTCACCAGCACCGAAGGCAGCGTCACCACAGGAGATATCAGCAGTATCGCGGAAACTGGCACCGCAGGCGATATCACAGTCACAGCCTTAGAAGATATCAACACCGGCAATATTACCTCCAGTGGCGCTCAAGGCAGCGGCGATATCAACGTCACCAGCATCACCGGCGAAACCAACACCGGCGAAGTCTTCACCAATACCGGCGAAGTCCAAATCATCAGCGGCGCTGATGCCATCAGCGAAGTCACACCACCACCACCGCCAACAACGCCGCCAACCATCCCTCAGAATAATCTCCCAGCAGTTAATAATCCTCCCGTGCTGCAAATCATACCCGGACCACCCCCAGTGCCAGCGTTGCTAGAGTCAGCACTGCAAGATGCCAGCAATATCACTAATGTTTTGGCAGGTGGCCCCGCAGCAGTAAAAGAACAAATCGACGGCATCGCCAATGACAGCTCTATTGCCAGCATTGCCCAAGACCTTGCCATTTTAAACAGTAATTCCCTAGCCGTAGGTGCATCAGAAACCCTCATCAGCAGCTTAGACCAAAACCGCGAGCAAGAATTTGAAGATTATTTCGGGCAAGATTTCGGCAAAAAACTCACCTCCACCGCCTCCATTCGGGAGGCACTGAGTCTAATTGCCAACCAAACAGGCTACCAGTCCGCGATCGTCTATGTTAATGCCTTGCCAGACCAGCTAGAGCTGATTGTCTTCACCCCAGAAGGTCAACCCATCCGCAAAACCGTACCCGATGCGCCACGGGAAAAACTCCTCGCCGTTGCCACCGAGTTTCGCTCTTTACTTACCAGCGCCTCCCGCCGTAATTCCAAGAGCTACTTGCGGCCAGCTCAGCAGCTTTATAATTGGTTAATAGCACCAATTGAAGGCGAATTGCAAGCAGCAGGCATCAACACGATACTCCTGAGTATGGATGCAGGCTTGCGCAGTTTGCCAATGGCAGCACTACATGACGGTCAGCAGTTCCTCGCAGAAAAATACAGTACCAGCTTAATCCCTTCTGTCAGCTTAATCGATACCAATTACCGCGCCATTCAAAATACCCGCGTCCTCGCGATGGGTGCTTCCACCTTCAACGAGCAAAAGCCATTACCAGCCGTGCCAGTGGAACTATCCACCATCACTAAGGAATTGTGGCAAGGCACAGTATTTATGAACGAACAATTTACCCGAGAAAACCTCATCAGTCAACGGCAGAGTTATCCTTATGAAATTATTCATTTAGCCACCCACGGAGAATTTTATCCCGGCGGGCCAGATAAGTCATTCATCTATATGTGGGGACAAGAAAAACTCCGCCTAGACCAATTGCGAGAGTTAAAATGGAATGAGCCCCCAGTTGAATTGCTCATCCTATCCGCTTGTCGCACAGCTTTAGGAGACGAGCAAGCCGAAATGGGATTTGCTGGTTTAGCCGTGCAAGCGGGAGTTAAATCTGCTTTAGCGTCTCTATGGTCGGTAAGCGATGAAGGAACTTTAGCCCTAATGACCGAGTTTTACAGTCATTTGCAAAATGCCAAGATTAAGTCAGAAGCCCTGCGACAAGCCCAAATAGCCATGATTCGCGGGGAGGTAGCGGTAACAGATGGTGGGCTGCGTGGGAATGGTATTGGAGTAGTGACTTTGCCGCGAGCTTCCGCAGGGGGAGCAAATCACGATTTATCTCACCCCTACTATTGGGCAGGCTTTACCATGATTGGCAGTCCGTGGTAA
- a CDS encoding lipopolysaccharide assembly protein LapB has protein sequence MTKWQLGIFGALLVSSTIAGFDDSTIAAQTKQRVPGSPLEMTEPDPLLPNPPKKGYLSPPESDRLRLALEELNIRAAAEFAAGNRRQAFNLWNRELRLRRYLGPMEEIAALTRVGAIAWTVEEITQVRVITGRLEAIELEHCGVLSNSSNSSNSRVGRVLPTLQYIEKGKTETRLVSIDTPAQCDLKLLQALGKAYEVLRARAQAIRVYREILKDARRRGNVRDEEKTMQTIAQLHLELLEYREAATIYEELLTRTVARKEREAETAYVQELVFIYTQARQRRKAITMRERLIEYHRQNQNLRAIPELQIATASDHQAIGQPNEALAYLRQAYTLAWNQQQFYLARVALEQIAAIYFAAQKLDEALQVYEALLIVDQRAANLYGMMDVYDQMGQIYKQRQQRDRALAAFQKGLELARQLKSREQYFTQQIQQLINPTPTN, from the coding sequence ATGACAAAATGGCAACTGGGCATTTTTGGCGCGTTACTGGTTTCTAGCACGATCGCGGGTTTCGATGACAGCACGATCGCCGCACAGACAAAACAGCGGGTGCCGGGAAGTCCTCTGGAGATGACAGAACCAGACCCGTTGCTGCCGAATCCGCCGAAAAAGGGTTATCTCAGTCCACCAGAGAGCGATCGCCTGCGATTAGCCCTCGAAGAGCTGAACATCAGAGCAGCAGCGGAATTCGCAGCGGGAAACCGGCGACAGGCATTTAACCTGTGGAACCGGGAGCTAAGATTACGACGCTATCTCGGACCAATGGAAGAAATCGCCGCCTTGACCAGAGTCGGAGCGATCGCCTGGACAGTAGAAGAAATCACCCAAGTCCGGGTGATTACCGGACGGTTGGAAGCCATAGAACTAGAACACTGCGGCGTTTTGAGTAATAGTAGTAATAGTAGTAATAGTAGGGTGGGCAGGGTACTGCCCACCCTACAGTACATAGAAAAAGGGAAAACAGAAACCCGGTTAGTCAGCATCGATACCCCAGCGCAATGTGATTTGAAATTACTACAAGCTCTGGGAAAAGCCTATGAAGTGCTACGAGCCAGAGCCCAAGCCATCCGCGTGTATCGGGAAATCCTCAAAGACGCCAGAAGACGTGGCAATGTCAGGGACGAGGAAAAAACCATGCAGACGATCGCTCAACTGCACTTAGAGCTACTGGAATACCGAGAAGCCGCCACCATCTATGAAGAGCTGCTCACCAGAACTGTAGCAAGGAAAGAGAGAGAAGCAGAAACCGCCTACGTGCAGGAGTTAGTATTTATTTACACTCAAGCCAGACAGCGACGAAAAGCGATTACTATGAGAGAGCGGCTCATAGAATATCATCGCCAAAACCAGAACTTGCGGGCTATACCAGAATTGCAAATTGCCACAGCCAGCGACCACCAAGCGATCGGACAACCCAACGAAGCCCTAGCATACCTCCGCCAAGCCTACACCCTCGCCTGGAACCAACAGCAATTTTACCTTGCCCGCGTCGCCCTAGAACAAATCGCAGCCATCTACTTTGCAGCCCAAAAACTCGATGAAGCCCTGCAAGTATATGAAGCCCTGCTGATAGTTGACCAACGCGCCGCCAACCTTTATGGGATGATGGATGTTTACGACCAAATGGGGCAGATATACAAGCAGCGACAACAACGCGATCGAGCCTTAGCCGCCTTTCAGAAAGGACTAGAACTCGCCAGACAGCTCAAAAGCCGTGAACAATACTTTACCCAGCAAATCCAGCAGCTTATCAACCCCACACCAACAAATTAA
- a CDS encoding YbjN domain-containing protein, with product MTMTEAQLPETASINYADEIETVIAGMAEEGKVMFGQGEAGYLWKFKYGTVEVCVQLTGETDEDTFRVWSSVLPLPAKNEPQLMRLLLQMNWEQTFEARYAIVDNQVIVVASRTVADLSPVEISRSITIVATLADDSDEPLAEEFGMGN from the coding sequence ATGACTATGACCGAGGCGCAATTGCCGGAAACAGCCAGCATCAACTATGCCGACGAAATCGAAACCGTGATTGCGGGGATGGCGGAAGAGGGGAAAGTGATGTTTGGTCAGGGGGAAGCTGGGTATCTGTGGAAGTTCAAGTATGGCACGGTGGAGGTATGTGTCCAGCTTACGGGTGAAACCGATGAGGATACGTTTAGAGTCTGGTCGTCGGTGCTGCCCCTCCCGGCGAAAAATGAACCTCAGTTGATGCGCCTGCTGCTGCAAATGAACTGGGAGCAAACTTTTGAGGCGCGCTATGCGATCGTGGATAACCAAGTAATCGTGGTGGCGAGTCGCACGGTGGCGGACCTGTCGCCGGTGGAAATATCCCGATCGATTACCATTGTGGCGACTTTAGCCGATGACAGCGACGAACCCCTCGCCGAAGAATTCGGAATGGGTAATTAG